TATGGAGATATATATAAGATTTTTTTGCTCATGCCTCTCACTGAAATGAATAACGGAATATGCATTTCAACGCTGCCCAGTGCTTTCTAGACAATTCATACTATCCACTTACCATGGCTTCGTGGGATGTACATCCATGGAAACCATTTTATCAAAATCCACTGTCGATATGATCTGATTCAATCAAACATACACTAATTATTCCACCGCGGATATGATCTGATTCAATCAAACATACACAAATTATTGCTTTCCTTCTGTAATTCAGTAATTGACCTGACTCACCTCAGCGGTTATATTTCCTTCTGGGTCACATACAGCTGTCAACGTTTGCTCAAGAACTGGATCAACGCCCTTCTCTTTAACTTCTGTAAAGAAATTGTCATACTCGGTTTCGGCTTTTCCTTGGCTGATATCCTTAAGCTCGGTCTCCCCCCTTAGCCTGCTCTGCTCGATCAGAAACTCATCCGTGGCTGGCAGTGACTGCTGCCGGTCTCTCATCGTCACGATGAGGGTGTAAGTAGACCTCGGGGGAGCGACACCACATAGCCACTCGGTGAAGTACCTCTCCAGTCTCTCCGGCTGGAGCCGGAAGGCAACTCGGTGATCTGTATTATTGGTTAGGTGCAATGGGCAGGTGATCGAGTGATTTGGCTTAAAAGGGAACCGAAGCTCCAGGGGGTGGATGCAAAGCAGCTGAGTGGATGTTGGTGTTTCATCTTCTTCGTAACCAGTTTCAATTTCATTTAGTATCTTGACAATTTCCCCTATACTGGGTCGTTTTTCACTGTCAGTTTCCATACAGTTGAGTGCTACTTGGACACATCTCTTTACCTGTTTGTAGGATGCTTCAACTGATGAATAGCTTAATGTTTCCTGCAGCCTGTTCTTCCAGTTTTTGTGCACCTATCAAATTGAATTATCTAGGATTAGTTCGTGCAGTGTAAGATTGACACAGTATCCATGGTGCTAGTTTAACAGTTAATTTATCTCATAGCAGGTTATTACAACATCACAATACGCTCGTTATAGTAACATGAACATCTTCagaaaaaaaaatctgaatttaAAATTTTTATTCACTATTTGTTTTGGATTTCCTGTTCATCCGGGAGCATATGCTCCCCAGAGTTAAAATGCCATCCCAAACTTACTCCTTGTCGCGTTGAGAAATATGCAACTTTTATATATTTTCCCTCATTTATAATATTACTTTTCAGAAAAAATAATGCCACAAAAGGCATGATAATGAGCGGGTGGTAAAATATAACACAGTGTACCTATATAATTGATCTAGCAACTAGTCAGATGGGTGGGTTCTTACATTTTCAATATTGGGTGGCATCCTTGTTCCTGTTATAAGTTCTAGAAGTATTACGCCCAGACTGTATATGTCTGACTTGAACTTGATGGTTCCATGGTGGGAGTACTCTGGTGCCATGTAACCCCTGCATAACAACATGGCATGCAATTTTGCGCATTAAGAAAACCAATAAAAGTGCAACGATGCAAATAGCTCTTGAGAGTTAGCTTACAGTGTTCCAAAATTGTTCATGGTGATAATACGACTTTGTTGTATGCCAATAAGTCTTGACAATCCAAAGTCTGTAATTTTTGGTACCATATTAGGATCCATCAATATATTCTGAGGCTTGAGATCCATATGGATAATTTTCTGTTCCTCGTGAAGATGGCGCAAGCCATGACAAATTCCCTTAATTATTATGTAGCGTTGATGCCATTCAAGCCCGCAAAATTCATCTGCATGTGTAAGTGAGAATGAGGACAACTAAGATGCAAATGTTAAGACCATTCGAGAATTAGCGACAAAGAATAATTGGAACGGTAGGAAATTGTACTGAAGTCTTTTATTTTAGCTAGAGCAAGGAAATTACACGGTGCATCATTGTCATACCTTCAAGGTGCATGTCCAGGCTACCTCCAGATACATACTCAAAGCATAGCAGCCTTGCTCGTACTTTCGCCATTATGAGCTCCCCTTTGTATTCTGTAATTTTTCCTTGTGTGTCTGCACAATAGCCAAGTAACCGAACTATATTTCTGTGCTTGGCCCTTATGAGACAAGCAACCTCGTCCTGAAACAACTTGTCTTCAACTAAAGCGTCGGAAAGTTTCTTCACAGCAACAAATATTCCACTGGGAAGCACTCCCTGATTAGCATATGTTTTGTTAGTAGTATATTTTAAGGAGTAGCATATATGTGAATATGGACACTCCAATTTTGTAGGACAATCCTACGTTTTTCTTCCTTCGTGTAACTCGATAAAACCCCAACTGGTGGATATGATTGACACCAGAGTGAAATGTATGATAATCATGATTATTTTAGCATAAATGCGTACCTTGTAAACCACTCCAAATCCTCCGCTACCGATTACTTCTTTATCGGAAAAATTATTGGTGATTGATTTGAAGAGTGACAAGGGTAGATCAGTCGGGTCAGCGCTTGGATCGCGTAACCTGCTCTCCAGGAGATAGTAGGCGCTATCCTCGTCGCCCATGTCTCAAAACCACCTTCAAACAGGAGCAGAATAAGAAGCTTGGCTCAAATAATTAAAGCTCATTTCAAGCCATGCACACCCGGGAAGGAGAAGAGAAGAAAGTACCTAGTGTTGTTCTAACCCAGAGGAAAGAAAGGCAGAGGATGCGGAGCGTTATCCGGAACGATGGCTCTGCCTTTATCAGCACAGCAGCCTCAAAGAGAAGACGGTTATGGGATCGACGATGTATGAGAGTGGAGGATGGATCCAAGCTGCGATGATGTACTCTATATGGCTCTATTTGCATGGCAAGCAAGACGAGGAACGGGAATGGACGCTTTGCTTTACACGCAAGTGTGGTGAAGGAATCAGTCAAAGCACTGGATTAAAGAGGAAGCTTCCTCCTCCCATCGTATAATACTACAGTCCTCACTCATGTCCCTATCTTTGAGCGCCAAGTCCTCGCTGCGACCTCCTCCGGATGCGGAAGCGTGTTGGACGCCGATAGGGACGGCTCTGCTCGCAGAGATCGTCTGAGACGTAACTCCGTATTCAATACTATGTCGATGGTCCGCTGTCTGTTTCGATCGACGGCGGCCGCGTGCGCGGTGCGGTGGCCAAGAGGATGCACACGTGATTCCCTACTCGAAACGTGTTGACCAAGCACAATGTGTCATGCTAATAGTACACCCTCTATTTCGAAGATTTGTCTATtatgtatctagacaaatctaagcaAACTTATTTAGGATGGAGGCAATATATTTTTGTCGGCAATTACGACAGTGGCGAAGATACATGTCTTCTGTGACGTCAAACAACATCACAAAAATATGTTTAGGGCATCGCTAGTCGTTCCCCTAAAACCGGTTAGAAAAGTAAAAAAATCTGCTTTATTCCTTTAAACCAGACCTAGCCGATCCCCTTAAAATCGTTAAGTGACTAAATAATTTACTCCGAGCGGCCGTCGAGCACTAAAAATACGCCACCTCTCGACCATCGAGTAAATCTTTTCCCCTTCCACGCGTCGAGCAAACCCACTGCCCCCACCACCCAATCCACCCACGCGCCACACCATGCCCGCTCCACCGCCTGCACGTCGGTGACAATGGTTGGATCCTCTGCCACCTTCCCCAAGCCCGCCCCACCCATCCGCAATGCTTGGCTAGTGGATCCACGCCATGGCGGCGCCTCCTCCTCATGCGCATCTGCCTTCCCCGACCTCCCGCCGTGGCCACCGCCGGAGCCGAGGTACCACAGTGTGCGGCAGCGCAAGTGGGGGACTTGGATCGCCGAGATCTACGAGCGCGACACCGGCAAGACCCACTAGTTGGGCTTCTTCCACTCGGCGGATGCATACGACATCATGTCA
This genomic window from Aegilops tauschii subsp. strangulata cultivar AL8/78 chromosome 4, Aet v6.0, whole genome shotgun sequence contains:
- the LOC109733452 gene encoding uncharacterized protein, whose protein sequence is MGDEDSAYYLLESRLRDPSADPTDLPLSLFKSITNNFSDKEVIGSGGFGVVYKGVLPSGIFVAVKKLSDALVEDKLFQDEVACLIRAKHRNIVRLLGYCADTQGKITEYKGELIMAKVRARLLCFEYVSGGSLDMHLEDEFCGLEWHQRYIIIKGICHGLRHLHEEQKIIHMDLKPQNILMDPNMVPKITDFGLSRLIGIQQSRIITMNNFGTLGYMAPEYSHHGTIKFKSDIYSLGVILLELITGTRMPPNIENVHKNWKNRLQETLSYSSVEASYKQVKRCVQVALNCMETDSEKRPSIGEIVKILNEIETGYEEDETPTSTQLLCIHPLELRFPFKPNHSITCPLHLTNNTDHRVAFRLQPERLERYFTEWLCGVAPPRSTYTLIVTMRDRQQSLPATDEFLIEQSRLRGETELKDISQGKAETEYDNFFTEVKEKGVDPVLEQTLTAVCDPEGNITAEIISTVDFDKMVSMDVHPTKPWIITSHFNGHICIWNYQTKEMVNSFEVTKEQEVLTAKFIAQKEWIVAGGGDGRIYVYSYNTMKKVKVFKALSEQITSLAIHPTKPYVLSASYDFVIKLWDWENGWKCTRIFNEEHSSSVMQLVFNPMDPNAFASVSMDKTIKIWSVDSPHSNLTLDGHSSNVRCLDYFTHGGKQYLFTGSDDGTAKIWDVQKKICVKTLVGHANRVSTVYAHPQLPILMTGSRDGTVRLWNTSTFRLERILNFGLRKVHALGCMKGSRRVVIGHSYGLATMEI